CAAGAGTTCCATGCTCTTGTAGACTGGGTCGGTGGTAGTTCCCGAAACGGGCGAAACTAAAGCTACTTCATGTCCACAGAGAGCATTAATGAGGGTGGATTTGCCGACATTGCACCGGCCCAAAAGTACAATGTGAGGGCGTATGGCGCGCGGGGTATTATTCATGTCTAGAGCCCCCTTGACGCAGGGAGCCGCCGTGCCCCCGTCCCACCTGGCGGCCGATGCGGGCAATTCTGCCCCCCAAACAACCGCGGCAGTGTCTTAAAGTATCGTCGATGCAGCGCTTGTTCTGGTACAGCTCGTATTGCTGGCGATAAGGGGCAGGGGTGGCGTTGGGCATAACTACATTGGCGCCGCGTTGCCATCCTTTTTCGCGACCGTCCTCATCAAGGGTAGCCAAGGCCGTAGTGACAGGAATGTGCACTTTACGCATGACTAAACGTGCTAAGGCCACCATCTTGTACGCCATCTCGGTACTGCCCTGGGGGCAGAGTCCGAGCGGCGTGGCAGGGTGGGGGATAAAGGGGCCCACGCCAAACATATCTAACTCGAGATCTCTCCCGAGCAGGATATCCCCGGCGAGATCGCTTACGGTCTGTCCGGGCAAGCCAACTAGGCACCCTGACCCAACGTCGTAGCCAAGATCTTTAAGGTTGGCGAGTGTTTCTAACCGTTTAGCCAGTGTGGAGTCAGGATGAAAACGGGCATATAAGGCAGAGTTCGACGTCTCAAAGCGCAAGAGATAGCGGTCAGCACCAGCCTGACGCCACAAAGCAAGCTCCTCACGGGTGCGGTCGCCTAGGCTCAAGGTTATGGCTAAGTCGTGCTCCTGTTTAATACTAGCGATAAGGCTACTCATGCGCTCGCCTGTCCACCATTTGTCTTCACCCGATTGCAGTACAATAGTGCCGATACCTGCCCGCACAAGTTCGGCGGCCGCGAGGAGTATTTCTTCTTCTGTCATGCGGTAGCGCACGATGGAGTTGTTGCCGGCTCTGATGCCACAATACTCGCATTGGCAAGAGCAGTAATTGGAGAACTCTAAAAGCCCCCGCAGCCAAATATCTGCCCCCACTTCTTGGCTGCGCACCCGGTCGGCTGCCTGCCAGAGTTCGTCTAGGTCTGCGGGTTCGGTAAGGCTGAGGAGGGAAGCGATTTCTTCTTGGCTGAGAAGATATCCTTCGCGCTCGGCGCGAGCAATCAGTTCTTTAGACATAAATATCGCGTTCTCCCTTCAGCACTTCCGCTAAGTCATGGCGTACTCTTTGTCGCGCTACAGGATCTGGGATTTGGCTCAACCATTCCTCCCACTTTTCTTGGGCCCCACTGCGAGTGGTATCAGAACCAAAGTGAGCGACAAATTCTGCTAGCGTTAGAATGGCGTTAACTTGGCAAAACTCTTTGATGTCTCCTGTTTCCACCATGTGCATAAAAGCTTTGCCTGTTCTCTGGTGGCGATAACACCCCGTGCAAAAACTAGGAACGTACCCCTTGCTGACGATGCTGTCCACACACTCATCGAGGGAGCGGTGATCGAAGCCAGAAAACTGCCCTGATTCCTGCTTGTCGGGGCGTCCGTAGCCACCCGGCGTGGTGACGGAGGCAGCGCTCAGCTGTGAGACCCCAACGTCGAGGAGAAAGTCGCGCATGGCGGGTGACTCGCGGGTAGAGAGAATGAGGCCGGTGTAGGGGACGGCTAGGCGCAAAATGGCGACGAGGCGAGCAAACTCTAAGTCGTTGACCACATGCCCGAGTGGGTAGGTGGCACCTTTAGCCGGCCGCAAGCGCGGTACAGAGATGGTGTGAGGGCCAATGCCCTTAGCTTCTTTGAGATGCTTGGCGTGGGCTAGGAGGGAACGCACTTCATAGCGATAGTCGTAGAGACCAAAGAGTACGCCTAGACCATAATCGTCGATACCGCCGTCAATGGCGCGTTCCATAGCTGTCAGGTGATAAGTATAATCTGACTTAGGGCCGCGGGGGTGCATGTAGCGATAGGTCTCTTCGTGGTATGTTTCCTGAAAGAGTTGGTAGGTGCCAATGCCTGCTTTTTTGAGCTGGCGGTAGTCTTCTACGGTAGTGGCAGCGACGTTGACGTTGATGCGCCTGATATTGTGCCCATCCACTGCGGTGTCGTAAATGGTGCGAATAGACTCGAGGACAAAATCAATGGGGGTGAAGGTTTTGTCTTCCCCCGCCTCAAGCAGCACTCTCTTGTGCCCCATCCTAATGAGGTGCTCTGTTTGTTCGCGAACTTCGGCCTGGGTAAGATGTATGCGCGAAAGGCCCGTGTTTTCGGCGCGAAAGGCACAGTAAAGACAGCTATTCGAGCACAAATTAGAAATATAGAGGGGCGCAAAGAGCACTATCCGTTTGCCGTAGACTTTGTCTTTGACCGCTCTGGCCGCGGCAAAAATCTCCTCATCGCCAGCATGTGGTGCAGATAAGAGGAGATCCACCTCTCTTTCATTGAGACCATGGCACTCCCTAGCCTTTTCTAGAATGTCCGTTAGGTTGTCATACATAAAAAGTCTCCCTACCTTTTCGATTTCTCAAAATGTGACCGCCGCTTTTACTTTAATCCCATCGATACTGCCTAATTTCCCTGTCAGCGCGCCAATATCATCGTTAGTGCCATCGCAAATGAGGGCAATAACCGAGAGGCCGCGCTCCCGGTGTGGTACGCCCATCCTGCCGACGATCATGTCACCGAAGTCACTGATGATAGCATTGACTTTTTTGGCAGCCTCACTGCGACGCATAACAACGACTCCGATGACAGCAATACGATTATCCATGACCAAACCTCCTGTAAAACAAATAACCTGCCCCGAAATAGGGCAGGAAAAATAGCGCCAGTTGGCACACCCCCGCCCTCAGAAACCCTTGGACTCAGGAACTGTTTATGCGTACCCTTAGGGCCAGACATCACTCCAACCCCTGAGGTACTATGAGCATAACGTAACGTGAAAATAAACGCAAGCCATAGACTGGCAGATGGGTAGTTGTCTGGCAGGACTTCCTGTGTGGGTGTCCAATACTTAACTTGTAGTGTTGTAGCGTTGTAGTGCGAGAGGAGAAAAAGAAGTGTCAATACTAGTAACCGGTGGAGCCGGGTATATCGGTAGTCACACCTGTGTTGAGCTCATCAAGAGTGGGTATGAGGTAGTAGTATTAGATAATTTGTCCAACAGCAAGCCCGAAGTCCTAAACCGCATCGCGGAGGTGGCTCTGCAGAGCGTGCAGTTTTACCAGGGGGACGTTTTGGACAAACAAGTGCTGCGCAAGATTTTTGCCGCTCACTCTATTGACGCGGTGGTGCACTTTGCTGGGGTAAAGGCGGTAGGTGAATCGGTTGAGAAGCCGCTCAAGTACTACTACAACAATGTGGCCG
The sequence above is drawn from the Bacillota bacterium genome and encodes:
- the hydE gene encoding [FeFe] hydrogenase H-cluster radical SAM maturase HydE, which produces MSKELIARAEREGYLLSQEEIASLLSLTEPADLDELWQAADRVRSQEVGADIWLRGLLEFSNYCSCQCEYCGIRAGNNSIVRYRMTEEEILLAAAELVRAGIGTIVLQSGEDKWWTGERMSSLIASIKQEHDLAITLSLGDRTREELALWRQAGADRYLLRFETSNSALYARFHPDSTLAKRLETLANLKDLGYDVGSGCLVGLPGQTVSDLAGDILLGRDLELDMFGVGPFIPHPATPLGLCPQGSTEMAYKMVALARLVMRKVHIPVTTALATLDEDGREKGWQRGANVVMPNATPAPYRQQYELYQNKRCIDDTLRHCRGCLGGRIARIGRQVGRGHGGSLRQGGSRHE
- the hydG gene encoding [FeFe] hydrogenase H-cluster radical SAM maturase HydG, translated to MYDNLTDILEKARECHGLNEREVDLLLSAPHAGDEEIFAAARAVKDKVYGKRIVLFAPLYISNLCSNSCLYCAFRAENTGLSRIHLTQAEVREQTEHLIRMGHKRVLLEAGEDKTFTPIDFVLESIRTIYDTAVDGHNIRRINVNVAATTVEDYRQLKKAGIGTYQLFQETYHEETYRYMHPRGPKSDYTYHLTAMERAIDGGIDDYGLGVLFGLYDYRYEVRSLLAHAKHLKEAKGIGPHTISVPRLRPAKGATYPLGHVVNDLEFARLVAILRLAVPYTGLILSTRESPAMRDFLLDVGVSQLSAASVTTPGGYGRPDKQESGQFSGFDHRSLDECVDSIVSKGYVPSFCTGCYRHQRTGKAFMHMVETGDIKEFCQVNAILTLAEFVAHFGSDTTRSGAQEKWEEWLSQIPDPVARQRVRHDLAEVLKGERDIYV
- a CDS encoding iron-only hydrogenase system regulator; this encodes MDNRIAVIGVVVMRRSEAAKKVNAIISDFGDMIVGRMGVPHRERGLSVIALICDGTNDDIGALTGKLGSIDGIKVKAAVTF